From a region of the Nitrospira sp. genome:
- the rpsS gene encoding 30S ribosomal protein S19: MPRSVSKGAFIDDHLLKKVEQMNQVKDRKLIKTWSRRSTVVPDMIGHTFAVHNGKKFIPVFVTENMVGHKLGEFSPTRFFKGHGQAKTEKAVALK; the protein is encoded by the coding sequence ATGCCTAGATCGGTAAGTAAAGGAGCGTTTATCGACGATCATTTGCTGAAGAAAGTTGAGCAGATGAATCAGGTAAAAGATCGTAAGCTGATTAAGACCTGGTCGCGTCGTTCGACGGTTGTGCCTGATATGATCGGTCATACCTTTGCCGTTCACAATGGGAAGAAGTTTATTCCCGTGTTTGTAACGGAAAACATGGTTGGTCACAAGCTTGGTGAATTTTCCCCCACGCGTTTCTTTAAAGGACATGGCCAGGCCAAAACGGAGAAGGCTGTTGCGCTGAAATAG
- the rplV gene encoding 50S ribosomal protein L22, which translates to MTEAHAILRFVRVAPRKAKPVIDMIRGRQVPMALAILKHTPRHAARVVEKIVRSAVANAELKEMGDSESMVISKAFVNCGPTYKRVRARSMGRANAIQKRTSHITVVVAAPENQNKRK; encoded by the coding sequence ATGACTGAAGCACATGCAATTTTAAGGTTTGTTCGTGTTGCGCCGCGTAAAGCAAAGCCAGTGATCGATATGATTCGTGGCAGGCAAGTACCGATGGCGTTGGCAATTTTGAAGCATACTCCGAGACATGCAGCTAGAGTTGTGGAAAAAATCGTCCGTTCTGCCGTGGCAAATGCTGAATTGAAGGAGATGGGAGATAGCGAATCCATGGTCATCTCCAAGGCGTTTGTCAATTGTGGTCCAACCTATAAACGTGTCCGGGCTAGGTCCATGGGTCGGGCAAATGCAATTCAGAAGCGTACGAGTCATATCACTGTTGTTGTGGCGGCGCCTGAAAATCAGAACAAGCGAAAATAG
- the rpsC gene encoding 30S ribosomal protein S3 — protein MGQKTHPIGYRLGYNYTWSSRWYAGKDYAKLLHQDVKIRKMVKARLYHAGVAKIEIERSGDQTRVIIHTARPGIIIGRKGAEVDKLKADLEKQYGGQVYITVKEIKKPELDAQLVSENVATQLEKRVAFRRAMKRSVQSALRLGAQGIKIMVAGRLGGAEIARTEWYREGRVPLHTLRAEIDYGFAEAHTTMGQIGVKTWIYKGELLPVQPIKAESSLDRRFG, from the coding sequence ATGGGGCAAAAAACACATCCTATAGGTTATCGTCTGGGTTATAACTATACGTGGAGCTCCCGTTGGTATGCGGGAAAGGACTATGCCAAGCTTCTCCATCAGGACGTCAAAATTAGAAAGATGGTCAAGGCAAGGCTTTACCATGCTGGAGTGGCGAAGATTGAGATTGAACGTTCTGGTGATCAGACTAGGGTGATCATTCATACCGCTCGCCCAGGGATCATTATTGGTCGGAAGGGCGCAGAGGTTGATAAGTTGAAGGCGGACCTCGAGAAGCAATATGGCGGGCAGGTCTACATCACCGTAAAGGAAATAAAAAAACCTGAACTAGATGCCCAGCTTGTCAGTGAAAATGTCGCGACCCAACTTGAGAAGCGGGTGGCATTTCGTAGAGCGATGAAGCGCAGCGTTCAGTCTGCTCTGAGGCTTGGGGCTCAAGGTATCAAGATTATGGTCGCTGGTCGGTTGGGTGGTGCTGAAATTGCGCGAACCGAGTGGTATCGAGAGGGGCGCGTTCCATTGCACACGCTTCGTGCGGAAATTGACTATGGATTTGCTGAAGCGCATACGACGATGGGGCAGATTGGAGTGAAAACCTGGATTTATAAGGGGGAGCTCCTTCCTGTTCAGCCTATAAAAGCAGAGTCATCATTGGATCGCAGGTTTGGGTGA
- the rplP gene encoding 50S ribosomal protein L16, with protein MLAPKKVKFRKMQKGRMTGKAYRGGRITLGEFGLKALEPGWITSRQIEAARIAITRHVKRGGQVWTRIFPDKPITKKPAETRMGKGKGNPEYWVAVVKPGRILYEMDGVTQETAREAFRLASHKLPIATKLVVRGEFG; from the coding sequence GTGTTAGCGCCTAAGAAAGTTAAATTCAGAAAAATGCAAAAAGGCCGGATGACGGGCAAGGCCTACCGCGGCGGCAGAATCACTCTAGGAGAATTCGGCCTAAAGGCCTTAGAGCCAGGCTGGATCACCAGTCGTCAAATTGAAGCTGCACGTATTGCCATTACCCGGCATGTGAAACGCGGTGGACAGGTCTGGACCCGTATTTTTCCAGACAAGCCCATTACGAAAAAACCAGCAGAAACCCGAATGGGAAAAGGAAAAGGTAATCCTGAGTATTGGGTGGCTGTCGTAAAGCCTGGTCGTATTCTGTATGAGATGGATGGCGTGACCCAAGAAACTGCTCGAGAAGCGTTTCGTCTCGCGTCCCATAAGTTGCCCATAGCAACAAAATTGGTTGTACGCGGAGAATTCGGATAG
- the rpmC gene encoding 50S ribosomal protein L29 has translation MDVKELRNMTADELADKEKQLVQELFNLRFQFGAGRLENPMQIRKTKRDIARVKTILQEGMDRAEGPKR, from the coding sequence TTGGATGTTAAAGAGCTGAGAAATATGACGGCAGACGAACTCGCCGACAAGGAAAAGCAGCTTGTGCAAGAACTGTTCAATCTGCGCTTTCAGTTCGGTGCTGGTCGCCTTGAAAATCCTATGCAGATTCGGAAAACCAAGCGGGATATCGCCCGGGTGAAGACAATTCTTCAGGAGGGGATGGACCGAGCTGAAGGGCCTAAGAGGTAA
- the rpsQ gene encoding 30S ribosomal protein S17: protein MAEVVKRRHWYGDVVSNKMQKTVVVVVSRSVVHPIYKKVLRRVTRLKAHDEGGICKVGDRVKLVQSRPLSKEKNWRVVQVMEKGQPEK from the coding sequence ATGGCTGAAGTTGTGAAGCGTCGTCATTGGTATGGCGATGTGGTTAGTAATAAGATGCAGAAGACCGTCGTTGTAGTTGTTTCACGGTCGGTCGTTCATCCGATCTACAAAAAAGTTCTCAGGCGGGTGACAAGATTGAAAGCGCATGACGAAGGTGGCATCTGTAAAGTGGGGGATCGGGTCAAGCTTGTCCAGAGCAGACCGCTAAGCAAAGAGAAAAATTGGCGTGTCGTTCAGGTCATGGAAAAGGGGCAACCGGAAAAATAG
- the rplN gene encoding 50S ribosomal protein L14 codes for MIQNYTYMDVADNSGAKQAMCFHVFGGTRRRYASLGDVVVVAVKEAIPQASVKKGDVSRAVIVRTTKEVRREDGSYIKFDRNACVLINKEGEPIGTRIFGPVARELRWKKFMKIISLAPEVL; via the coding sequence ATGATTCAGAATTATACCTATATGGATGTCGCTGATAATTCCGGCGCGAAGCAAGCCATGTGCTTTCATGTTTTTGGCGGAACCAGGCGACGTTATGCTTCGTTGGGCGACGTTGTGGTGGTAGCTGTCAAAGAAGCTATCCCTCAGGCAAGCGTCAAGAAAGGCGATGTGAGTCGGGCAGTGATTGTTCGAACGACGAAAGAGGTTCGCCGGGAAGATGGATCGTATATCAAGTTCGATCGGAATGCTTGCGTCCTGATCAATAAAGAGGGCGAGCCAATTGGAACACGCATTTTTGGTCCTGTTGCCCGTGAACTCCGCTGGAAAAAATTCATGAAAATCATTTCTTTAGCACCTGAAGTTTTGTAA
- a CDS encoding 50S ribosomal protein L24 → MEALRKSKIRKGDTVVVISGRERGKTGKVLSIDLRAGKVIVEKLNIIKRHTKPNQKVKQGGILEREAPLQISNIMFFCPVSQKGTRVGIRTLEDGRRVRFSKKSNETVE, encoded by the coding sequence GTGGAAGCGCTGAGAAAAAGTAAAATTCGAAAAGGAGATACGGTCGTCGTGATTTCTGGCCGTGAGCGAGGCAAGACAGGGAAGGTCCTTTCGATTGACCTTCGTGCTGGTAAGGTGATCGTCGAGAAATTGAATATCATTAAGCGACACACAAAACCAAATCAGAAGGTCAAGCAAGGCGGCATATTGGAGCGAGAGGCTCCTCTGCAGATCTCCAACATCATGTTTTTTTGTCCAGTGAGTCAAAAAGGTACAAGAGTCGGGATTCGAACTTTAGAAGATGGGCGACGAGTGCGCTTTAGCAAGAAATCCAACGAGACTGTGGAATAG
- the rplE gene encoding 50S ribosomal protein L5 has protein sequence MYEQQVVPALMKEFGYGNVMQVPKLERVVLNVGMGEAIQNVKLLESAVTELGMITGQKPVITKAKKAIAGFKLRQGLPIGAKVTLRSRRMYEFFDRLVSLALPRIRDFRGVSPKAFDGRGNYTLGLKEQLIFPEIKYDEVASIHGMDITVVTSAKTNDEGKALLKHLGMPFRT, from the coding sequence ATGTACGAGCAGCAGGTCGTTCCAGCGCTCATGAAAGAATTTGGGTATGGGAACGTGATGCAAGTGCCGAAGCTTGAGCGGGTGGTGTTGAATGTTGGAATGGGCGAAGCCATTCAGAATGTCAAGCTTTTGGAGAGTGCAGTAACAGAATTAGGCATGATTACTGGTCAAAAGCCTGTGATCACGAAAGCAAAAAAGGCCATCGCTGGTTTCAAGCTAAGGCAGGGGCTGCCGATTGGTGCGAAGGTCACACTGCGTAGTCGGCGCATGTATGAATTCTTCGACCGGTTGGTCTCATTGGCACTTCCCCGTATTCGTGACTTTCGGGGAGTGTCACCGAAAGCGTTCGATGGTCGAGGTAATTACACGCTTGGATTGAAAGAACAACTTATTTTCCCTGAAATTAAATATGACGAAGTGGCTTCAATTCATGGGATGGATATTACAGTGGTCACCTCGGCCAAGACAAATGATGAAGGCAAAGCCCTTTTGAAGCACCTCGGTATGCCGTTTCGTACGTGA
- a CDS encoding type Z 30S ribosomal protein S14 — protein sequence MSRLALRNKAAAKPKFSTREYHRCGVCGRVRGYLRRFRMCRICFRVMTLRGEIPGVRKSSW from the coding sequence GTGTCACGATTAGCGCTAAGAAATAAGGCAGCCGCGAAACCAAAATTTTCCACGCGAGAGTATCATCGCTGTGGTGTGTGTGGTCGAGTGCGAGGATATCTGCGGCGTTTCCGGATGTGTCGGATCTGTTTTCGCGTGATGACGTTGCGTGGGGAGATTCCCGGGGTTCGGAAATCGAGTTGGTAG
- the rpsH gene encoding 30S ribosomal protein S8, with the protein MVTDPVGDLLVRLKNGAQRRFETVTVPTSKLKRAILEILRREGYLDSIDDEVRDGHPVLSVRLRYVGEGQPMITGLERISKPGRRVYVGTQEIRKVRNGIGLSILSTSKGIMTDQESRKNHLGGEVLCSVW; encoded by the coding sequence ATGGTTACTGATCCAGTCGGTGATCTTCTTGTTCGTTTGAAGAATGGTGCTCAGCGTCGTTTTGAAACCGTCACCGTCCCAACCTCAAAACTCAAACGTGCTATTTTGGAGATCTTGAGGAGGGAAGGTTATCTTGATTCGATCGACGATGAAGTGCGGGATGGTCATCCTGTTCTAAGTGTTCGGCTTCGATATGTAGGTGAGGGGCAGCCCATGATTACGGGGTTGGAGCGTATCAGCAAGCCAGGGCGTCGTGTCTATGTGGGAACTCAAGAGATTCGAAAGGTTCGTAATGGCATCGGTCTCTCAATCCTTTCCACTTCAAAGGGAATTATGACTGATCAGGAGTCGCGTAAAAATCATCTAGGGGGCGAAGTTTTGTGCTCAGTGTGGTGA